The DNA region AGTAATTACCAAACATTAATTTTTCCCTAATTTATAGCGTTAATTAGCATTTTTTCTCTAATTAATGCTTTTGCTTCTTCCAATTCTAAGTCTTTTACATCAAATGGCTCTTGAATAAAAAACTCTAAAGTTCCAAAAGGCTTTGGTACAACAAATTTATCCCATGATTTCATTTGCCAATATTTTGTTGGTTTACAATTAAATACTGCAATTTTACAATTGCTTTTTTTAGCAATTGCTACAATTCCATCTGCAACTGAAAATCTTGGACCTCTAGGACCATCTGGCGTAATAGCAACATCATTTTTTGCTTTCAACTCTTTAATTGTACTAATTAATGCTTTAGCACCACCTTTTGAAGATGAACCTCTAATAGAACCTATACCTAAATATTCAACGGTCCTTGTAATTGCCTCTCCATCTTTATGTTGGCTAATTATTGCTTTTACCAAAGAATTTGGTCTTAGTTTTTGATAGTTAAAAGGTTGCATTAATAATTCACCATGCCAAAAAGCCACAATTATTGGCTCTTTGGGATCAATTTTTGCATGATGATAAACTTTTTTATTTGTTAAATAAATAAATCTAACAATTAATTGCATAATAAAAGGAATTAATTTAATTGCAACAAAAGTTTTAATTCTTTTTTTCATTGTTACTCTATTATCTCACCTTTTAATGCAGTTCTAGTAACATCTGTAATTTTTACATTTACAAATTTTCCAAGAACATCATCACTTCCTTTTGCAAATACTTGTAAGTAGTTATCAGTATAACCTGACACTTCTCCATTTGGTTTTAAACTTTCAACTAATATATTTACAGTGCTTCCTATTAATTCTGGCATACACTCTTCTAAATATCTTTTATGAAGTTCAATTAACTCTGTAAGTCTTGCACTTCCTATTTCATCGTCTATTTCTAAATCTTTTAAATTTAAAGCTTCAGTCTCTGGTCTTGGAGAATATTTAAAGTTAAAAATTTGATCAAACTTAACTTGATTTACAACATCTAATGTATCTTCAAAATCTTCTTGTGATTCACCAGGAAAAGCTACAATAATATCAGTAGTTATTCTTAAATTAGGTACTAAATCTCTTAATTTTTTAGCTCTATTTAAAAACCACTCTTTAGTATATCCTCTTTTCATGGCTCTTAAAATCTCAGTTGAACCACTTTGTAAGGGCATATGGATGCATTTTGAAATTTTAGGATTTTTAGCAAATTCTTCAATAAATTCATCATCCATATGTAAAGGATGAGGAGAAGTAAATCTAATTCTTTCTAATCCTTGGATTTTTGAAACATCTTGTAAAAGTTTAGTAAATGTATATTTTGGTCTTTTATCACTAAATCTTCTTCCATAAGAATTTACATTTTGTCCTAAAAGCATAACTTCAACCGCACCATCTTCAACTGCTTTTTTTACTTGTTCTACAATCATTTCAGGAGGAATAGAGATCTCTTCTCCTCTAGTATTTGGAACAATGCAGTATGTACATTTTTTATCACAACCAATAGAGATATTTACACTTGCTCTATATTTATTTGTTTTTGCTGGTGCAAATTCATAAGTTGATTCATCATTATCAATTGATATTTCAACTGCACCTTTAATATCTACTACATCTTTTATTTTAGAGATATTTCTAGCCCCAACAACAAAATCAACATAAGGAGCTCTTTTTATAATATCTTTTCCTAAATGACTTGCAGTACAACCACATACTCCAATTTTTGCGCCATCTTTTTTCTTAATATTAAATTGCCCTATTTCTGAAAATAGTTTTTGAACAGGCTTTTCTCTTACAGAACATGTATTAATAATAATTAAATCTGCATCTTCCATATTATCAGTAGTATCATAATCTTTGTATTTTTTTAGTTCTGCTGCTATATGTTGACTGTCAGTATCGTTCATCTGACAGCCAAGTGTTTGAATAAATAATTTTTTAGATTCTTCTTTACTCATATATTTGCCTACTTAATTAAAAGTGCATGTACCTCATACATATACTCATCATCAGCTA from Malaciobacter molluscorum LMG 25693 includes:
- a CDS encoding lysophospholipid acyltransferase family protein, which translates into the protein MKKRIKTFVAIKLIPFIMQLIVRFIYLTNKKVYHHAKIDPKEPIIVAFWHGELLMQPFNYQKLRPNSLVKAIISQHKDGEAITRTVEYLGIGSIRGSSSKGGAKALISTIKELKAKNDVAITPDGPRGPRFSVADGIVAIAKKSNCKIAVFNCKPTKYWQMKSWDKFVVPKPFGTLEFFIQEPFDVKDLELEEAKALIREKMLINAIN
- the miaB gene encoding tRNA (N6-isopentenyl adenosine(37)-C2)-methylthiotransferase MiaB translates to MSKEESKKLFIQTLGCQMNDTDSQHIAAELKKYKDYDTTDNMEDADLIIINTCSVREKPVQKLFSEIGQFNIKKKDGAKIGVCGCTASHLGKDIIKRAPYVDFVVGARNISKIKDVVDIKGAVEISIDNDESTYEFAPAKTNKYRASVNISIGCDKKCTYCIVPNTRGEEISIPPEMIVEQVKKAVEDGAVEVMLLGQNVNSYGRRFSDKRPKYTFTKLLQDVSKIQGLERIRFTSPHPLHMDDEFIEEFAKNPKISKCIHMPLQSGSTEILRAMKRGYTKEWFLNRAKKLRDLVPNLRITTDIIVAFPGESQEDFEDTLDVVNQVKFDQIFNFKYSPRPETEALNLKDLEIDDEIGSARLTELIELHKRYLEECMPELIGSTVNILVESLKPNGEVSGYTDNYLQVFAKGSDDVLGKFVNVKITDVTRTALKGEIIE